One Campylobacteraceae bacterium DNA window includes the following coding sequences:
- a CDS encoding ABC transporter substrate-binding protein: MQKFKILLFILSLTLLGAKEHRLVTVGGSITETAIALGHEGDLIGIDLSSIYPKEIVKDIPKIGYWLQLPKEGILSLKPTMVLASERSKPKKFLSVLPSYGITTHFISDGASIESAKKKIMQVALALNEKEKAQRIINRIEKNISILDAHIAKLTKKPKVLFILNRRNGMMMAAGKETKAGTMIKLAGGINAVTFKQFTTISEESILQMNPDVIIFSNKKNKDNLKDHSILATSAGINKQIFSMDMLLISGFTVRIDEALSSLTCMLNKNELTFCK; the protein is encoded by the coding sequence ATGCAAAAGTTTAAAATTCTTTTATTCATTTTAAGTCTTACTCTTCTTGGTGCAAAAGAACATAGACTAGTAACTGTGGGAGGTAGTATCACTGAAACTGCAATTGCTTTGGGGCATGAGGGTGATTTAATTGGTATTGATTTATCCAGTATTTACCCAAAAGAAATTGTAAAAGATATTCCTAAAATCGGATATTGGTTGCAATTACCAAAAGAGGGAATATTATCGTTAAAACCAACTATGGTATTAGCAAGTGAAAGATCCAAACCTAAAAAATTCTTAAGTGTACTTCCCTCATACGGTATTACAACACATTTTATTTCTGATGGGGCAAGTATAGAATCAGCAAAAAAGAAAATAATGCAAGTTGCTCTTGCTTTAAATGAAAAAGAAAAAGCACAAAGAATTATTAATAGAATTGAAAAAAACATTTCTATCTTAGATGCTCACATTGCAAAACTTACAAAAAAACCAAAAGTTCTTTTCATTTTAAACAGAAGAAATGGAATGATGATGGCAGCAGGAAAAGAAACAAAAGCAGGAACAATGATTAAACTTGCAGGTGGAATTAATGCAGTAACTTTTAAACAATTCACTACTATTTCTGAAGAATCAATTCTGCAAATGAATCCCGATGTTATTATCTTTTCAAATAAAAAAAATAAAGATAATTTAAAAGATCACAGTATTTTGGCTACAAGTGCAGGAATAAATAAACAAATATTTTCTATGGACATGTTATTAATTTCTGGGTTCACCGTAAGAATAGATGAAGCCTTAAGTTCTTTAACGTGCATGTTAAATAAAAATGAATTAACTTTTTGCAAATAA
- a CDS encoding iron ABC transporter permease — protein MKKNKKIILLFVLFILIASFIINISIGAFDISFSEIINTLLKPEENMINHKVLFDIRIPRILLGLLVGIAFGVSGTMMQTLFRNPLADPSIIGVSAGASAGVVLFMMLGSYLPLIFTQGTLSYFSLPLSAFFGAIITIAAIYKLATIYNKVAVTIMLLAGIAINSLLGALIGLFSYVSTDEELRSFTFWTMGSLANGEMLNIMVIFPIVLFVCFFAMNKKIELNLLLLGEEEAKNVGVNTERLKKQIIVCVSLAIGASVAFCGIIGFVGLVVPHISRAIVGSNHKYLLPLSALLGAFILIWADAIARSIISPAELPIGIITAILGAPFFLFLLMKNKQNTLL, from the coding sequence ATGAAAAAAAATAAAAAAATAATTTTACTCTTTGTATTATTTATATTGATTGCGTCTTTTATTATTAACATTAGCATTGGAGCTTTTGATATAAGCTTTTCTGAGATAATAAATACTCTTTTAAAGCCTGAAGAAAATATGATTAATCATAAAGTACTTTTTGATATACGAATTCCCAGAATACTCTTAGGCTTACTTGTAGGTATTGCTTTTGGGGTATCTGGGACTATGATGCAAACATTATTTAGAAACCCTTTAGCTGATCCTTCCATTATTGGAGTATCAGCAGGAGCATCAGCAGGCGTTGTCTTGTTTATGATGTTGGGTTCTTATTTACCTCTTATTTTCACCCAAGGTACTTTGTCTTATTTTTCACTTCCATTAAGTGCATTTTTTGGTGCTATTATTACTATTGCTGCTATTTATAAATTAGCAACAATTTATAATAAAGTAGCCGTTACCATTATGCTTTTAGCTGGAATTGCAATTAATTCTTTATTAGGTGCACTTATTGGACTTTTTTCTTATGTTAGTACCGATGAAGAGTTAAGAAGTTTTACTTTTTGGACCATGGGAAGTTTGGCCAATGGAGAAATGCTTAATATTATGGTGATTTTTCCTATTGTACTTTTTGTTTGTTTTTTTGCAATGAATAAAAAAATAGAGTTAAACTTACTTTTATTAGGAGAAGAAGAAGCTAAAAATGTAGGTGTTAATACAGAGCGCTTAAAAAAACAAATAATTGTATGTGTATCTTTAGCTATTGGGGCAAGTGTTGCTTTTTGTGGAATTATTGGTTTTGTAGGCCTTGTCGTACCCCATATATCAAGAGCAATTGTAGGCTCAAATCATAAGTACCTCTTACCACTAAGTGCCCTACTTGGAGCTTTTATTCTTATTTGGGCAGATGCAATAGCCAGAAGTATTATTTCTCCTGCTGAACTGCCTATTGGTATTATTACTGCAATATTAGGTGCTCCATTTTTCTTATTTTTACTTATGAAAAACAAACAAAATACTTTACTATAA